The DNA window ATAGGCGGAGATGTTATGAGGGTTGGCCATCTTCTGCTTCTGCCAAAGATCGAAGCCCTCATTCATGAAAAAGCGGAATTCAAAGGTTAAAACAGAGCCTGGCTTCATGCGGTCGCGAAACGCCGAGAATTCCCCCGGTCCCAGTTCAGCCGTGAAGGTTTTAAAATCGCCGACCGTCGTCATGCGAATATTCAGTGCGAATTTGCTGCGCTCCGTTTCACTGCCGGCATTGGGACTGCCGATGTAGACAGCGGAAAAATCCGGGCCGCGGGTCGGGATCGCATCCTGGGGCCACTCGGTGTAAAAGGTGAAGCGCATGCGATTGTCACCATCAGGAGTCCAGTCCTCGACTTTAAAATGCGCCTGACGCCCCTCCCAATAGAAGGGATTATACTTGGAAAAATCCATATCATTTTCATGACGCCGCCTCGGTCGGATGGAACCTTCCGTGACAGCCACGGCGTCCGCCTGCGTTTCCCATAAACTCAGCAGCAGAAGCAACCCGGAACTTAAACGTTTCATACTGTACCCCCCTAAATTTTACGGCCAAGGAACTCTTACGGAATCAAATCAGGATAAAGGCTTTTCACAGCCAATTTCGGGCGACGGTCTTTGGTAAAAAGACCCCAGTGTTTCTCGGGTTCCTGAGGATCCGGGCCTCCCTTCCAATCCTCATCAAAGGCTTCAAAGAAAAATATGGGTATGCCCTGGTTCTGGCTCCAGGCACTCATCTCCTTGAAATAGCGGTCCTGGGCGGATTCATGAGCCAAGGCCAGCGGAATGCCGACTCCGTTCGTGACAGTGGCCCAGCCTGTCTCACCGATGGCGATCGGTTTTTGCGGATGACGCTGCCGGACGCTTTCATAATTCTGCTGGGCAAAGGCCAGCGCGCCGTCGATGTCCTTTTGTTCCCAAATCGGGTAGCTGTGGATGGTAATGAAATCCAAATGCTCGACAAGCTCATCAAGGCCTTTTTGAAAAGGCACATAGTTATCAGCGACCGTAACAGGCGCTTTGACTGCAGCCTTCACGCGCTTCACATAAGCGACCACGGAATCCACCGGCACTTTGTGATCGGTCCAGTCCACCAGGATTTCATTGCCGACGCTGATGGCCGTGACCAGGGACGGATAGGCCTTCGCCAAAGCAATGGCCTGATCCACTTCGGTCTGATTGTCCGCGCGATTTTTTTGAAGCTCGGCCTCCGCATGGATTCCGCCCCAGGGACAGGCGGGATTGCTGACCTCGGCCTTGAGCCAGGCGCCCAGCATGACCGTGAGAGGCAGTTTTTCCTGGTCAATGACGCGCAAAACAGCTGCGCTCTGCGGGCCGCTTCCATAGAGCCGAATGGTATTCCAGTGACGGCTGAGCAGTTTTAGATCCTCGCTTAACTGGGCTTCCGTTGGTTCCGCACGCCCTGGCCCCTGGCCGCTGCGATAGCCGGAATAGGAAATGGCTTTCACGCTGTCCGTCGGAAAGATCTTTAAAGGCGCTGAGGAAGCGGCGCAGCTGAGAGCGAGGCATGAACAGCCACCGAGCAGCAGTTTCAGTATCCACGTTTGCATGTAATCCTCCATGCTGTGTCGAATTCATGATTGTACTTATACCAAACAAAATGGTGACGACGGCAAGCGGTTTTGCGACCGCAGGGTCCTTACATTTTATAAATACGAACCAGGCAGTCATTCTGTAGTTTCGAATTTTGAACGCACGCGGATTCCGAAATCCTTACGAAAAGCCTATTAAAATAGACTAAAAATAGCGAAGTGGTGCTATGTGCGCTGAGTCCTGGGATTTAGTTCTCAATGAGAACTTGATTTGTCCAAATGGTGGGATTAGTAGTTAATCAAAACAAAATGGTCTTAAGGTTGAAAAAGCCTGGAGTGACCCGTTATGGAGCTTTTGCGTCTCTGCCACATTACAAGAACCTATCAATCCAGCGGACTGATGCGCCGGCGCTCGGCCGTTGAGGCATTACGGGACGTCTCCTTTCACGTCAACGCTGGTGAGATTGTCGGGCTGATCGGAGCCTCGGGCAGTGGCAAGAGCACCCTAGGCCGCATCATCCTGCGACTCGAAAAAGCCGATCGTGGCGAACTTTGGCTGAATGGCTGCGAGGTCTTTCAGTCAGAGCGCCGGGCTGCGTCTTATGCCTATCGTTCGCTGGTGCAGATGATCTTCCAGGATCCTTTCGCATCTCTGAATCCCGCGCATACCGTGGCCTATCATCTGGAGCGTCCCCTTCTGCGTCATGGCCTTGTCACGCGTGGCGAGCTGCAGAAGCGCGTCCATGAACTGTTGCACATGGTGGGGCTTACTCCAGTTGAAAGGATGGCCAGCGCCTATCCTTACGCCCTGTCCGGCGGACAAAGGCAGCGGGTGGCCATCGCTCGCGCCCTGGCTGTGAACCCGAAGCTTATCGTAGCGGATGAACCGACCTCCATGCTCGATGTTTCCATTCGCATGGATATTTTGAATCTGCTCGCGCGTCTGCGTCGGGAGCAAGGTCTCGCTCTGCTTCTGATCACACACGATCTCGCCAGTGCGCGTTACCTGACTGATCGCCTTATCGTCCTGAACAAGGGCGTGATCGTGGAAAGCGGTCCGACGGACGAGGTGATCGCTCATCCCCGTGATCCCTATACGGCTCTCCTATTGGATGCCATCCGTAACCCCAGGTTGGAAAGAAGACCCTCATGAATTGGAAAGCGTTTCCTCAGGATTTTCTCTTTGGTGCCGCGACATCGTCCTTTCAGATTGAAGGGGCAACCGATGTCGATGGCCGCAGTGCTTCGATCTGGGATCAATTCTGTTTGGAAGAAGGGCGTATTGCGGATGGCAGCGATGGACGCCGGGCCTGCGAACATTATCTTCGCTATCGGGATGATGTCGCTCTTATGAAAAGGCTGAATCTTCAGGCCTATCGCTTTTCCTTAGCCTGGCCGCGGGTCATGCCGCGTGGAACAGGTCCGATCAATGAAAAGGGGATCACGTTCTACGAGCGCCTCGTGGATGAGCTGCTCGGTGCCGGGATCGAGCCCTGGGTGACGCTCTATCACTGGGATTTGCCGGCCGTGCTCGGAGAGCGCGGCGGCTGGCTCAATCGTGACATCACACAGCATTTCGCCGAGTACACGGAAAAAATGGTCGCACGCCTCGGCGATCGCGTGAAGCATTGGATCACACATAATGAACCCTGGTGCATTGCGACCCTGGGTTACAGGAAGGGTGAGCATGCGCCTGGCCTGAAGGATCCCCGGTCGGGATGGATCGCTGCCCATCATGTTCTTCTTTCGCACGGGCTGGCCATGCAGGCCATCCGCAGCGCGCGTTCCGATCTGCAGGCCGGGATCGTTTTGAATCTGACGCCCGGATATGCGGCTTCCGATTCCCTGCCGGATCAGGAGGCCCTGCGACGCTTTGATGGAGGCTTCAATCGCTGGTATCTCGATCCTGTTTTCAAGGGTTCACTGCCCTCTGACATGATCGCCGAGGTGGAAGAGGAGTGCGGAGGAGCGTTGGACTTTGTTCATAGTGGTGACCTTTCGCTTATGCGGCAGGACATGGACTTTCTTGGC is part of the Oligoflexus sp. genome and encodes:
- a CDS encoding glycosyl hydrolase family 17 protein, translating into MQTWILKLLLGGCSCLALSCAASSAPLKIFPTDSVKAISYSGYRSGQGPGRAEPTEAQLSEDLKLLSRHWNTIRLYGSGPQSAAVLRVIDQEKLPLTVMLGAWLKAEVSNPACPWGGIHAEAELQKNRADNQTEVDQAIALAKAYPSLVTAISVGNEILVDWTDHKVPVDSVVAYVKRVKAAVKAPVTVADNYVPFQKGLDELVEHLDFITIHSYPIWEQKDIDGALAFAQQNYESVRQRHPQKPIAIGETGWATVTNGVGIPLALAHESAQDRYFKEMSAWSQNQGIPIFFFEAFDEDWKGGPDPQEPEKHWGLFTKDRRPKLAVKSLYPDLIP
- a CDS encoding ABC transporter ATP-binding protein → MELLRLCHITRTYQSSGLMRRRSAVEALRDVSFHVNAGEIVGLIGASGSGKSTLGRIILRLEKADRGELWLNGCEVFQSERRAASYAYRSLVQMIFQDPFASLNPAHTVAYHLERPLLRHGLVTRGELQKRVHELLHMVGLTPVERMASAYPYALSGGQRQRVAIARALAVNPKLIVADEPTSMLDVSIRMDILNLLARLRREQGLALLLITHDLASARYLTDRLIVLNKGVIVESGPTDEVIAHPRDPYTALLLDAIRNPRLERRPS
- a CDS encoding GH1 family beta-glucosidase, producing MNWKAFPQDFLFGAATSSFQIEGATDVDGRSASIWDQFCLEEGRIADGSDGRRACEHYLRYRDDVALMKRLNLQAYRFSLAWPRVMPRGTGPINEKGITFYERLVDELLGAGIEPWVTLYHWDLPAVLGERGGWLNRDITQHFAEYTEKMVARLGDRVKHWITHNEPWCIATLGYRKGEHAPGLKDPRSGWIAAHHVLLSHGLAMQAIRSARSDLQAGIVLNLTPGYAASDSLPDQEALRRFDGGFNRWYLDPVFKGSLPSDMIAEVEEECGGALDFVHSGDLSLMRQDMDFLGINYYSRGILRGAEDAAGQKPPQVILDPVDLTDMGWEVAPQGLTDLLLLVQNEYQPKALYITENGAAYDEAPDASGRIRDDRRIRYLKKHAAAMLEALEQGVNLKGYFQWSLLDNFEWAYGYQKRFGMVWVDYETQERTPKDSAYWYRDLIQQRIIP